The Candidatus Methylomirabilis sp. genome window below encodes:
- the glgA gene encoding glycogen synthase GlgA: SSEVAPFAKTGGLADVAGALPRALAGLGVEVTVALPRYRAIDGARFGLRKVREGVRVPVGDRQETLTVFEAPMPGARALFLGHEGFFGREGLYQEKGQDYPDNAERFTAFARGVLEVVRALGLTPDLLHCNDWQTGLVPPYLKTLYAADPVLGRAATLFTIHNLGYQGLFPPEKLRVTGLPWELFHWQGLEFHGKVNVLKAGLVYADCLSTVSRRYSQEIQTPEFGAGLDGVLRERAADLYGILNGVDTEEWSPAADKHLAAHYSRADLSGKAVCKADLQRAMDLPVRPEVPVLGVISRLADQKGIDLVAAAADAFLAEGAQLVLLGTGDPGLEAAFVALGQRQPTRAGVRIGFDVALSHKIEAGSDLFLMPSRYEPCGLNQMYSLLYGTIPVVRATGGLDDTVVPFDPTTGEGNGFKFTEATAEGLLRAVRGALACYRNRPLWNRLVQNAMAADFSWTRSAQEYVQVYRRAIAKRRGGEP, translated from the coding sequence TTTCCTCTGAGGTCGCCCCCTTCGCCAAGACGGGGGGCCTGGCCGATGTGGCCGGCGCGCTGCCGCGGGCACTGGCGGGCCTCGGGGTGGAGGTGACGGTCGCCCTGCCGCGGTACCGCGCGATCGACGGGGCCCGGTTCGGCCTCCGGAAGGTCCGTGAGGGCGTGCGGGTCCCCGTCGGGGACCGGCAGGAGACGCTCACGGTCTTCGAGGCGCCGATGCCGGGCGCCCGCGCCCTCTTCCTCGGGCACGAGGGGTTCTTCGGCCGCGAGGGCCTCTACCAGGAAAAGGGACAGGACTACCCGGACAACGCCGAGCGCTTCACCGCCTTCGCCCGCGGGGTCCTGGAGGTGGTCCGGGCCCTGGGCCTCACCCCGGACCTCCTCCACTGCAACGACTGGCAGACCGGCCTCGTCCCCCCCTACCTGAAGACCCTGTACGCCGCCGACCCGGTCCTGGGCAGGGCAGCCACCCTCTTCACCATCCACAACCTGGGCTACCAGGGGCTCTTCCCGCCCGAGAAGCTGCGGGTCACCGGCCTTCCCTGGGAACTCTTCCACTGGCAGGGCCTGGAGTTCCATGGGAAGGTCAACGTCCTGAAGGCCGGCCTCGTCTACGCCGACTGCCTGAGCACGGTCAGTCGCCGCTACAGTCAGGAGATCCAGACCCCGGAGTTCGGCGCCGGGCTCGACGGCGTCCTGCGGGAGCGGGCCGCCGACCTGTACGGGATCCTGAACGGCGTGGACACGGAGGAGTGGAGCCCGGCCGCCGACAAGCACCTGGCTGCCCACTACAGCCGCGCGGACCTCAGCGGGAAGGCGGTCTGCAAGGCCGACCTGCAGCGGGCGATGGACCTCCCGGTCCGTCCGGAGGTGCCGGTCCTGGGGGTGATCTCCCGCCTCGCCGACCAGAAGGGGATCGACCTCGTGGCGGCCGCGGCGGACGCGTTCCTCGCCGAGGGGGCCCAGCTCGTCCTCCTCGGGACGGGGGATCCCGGGCTGGAGGCGGCCTTCGTGGCGTTGGGCCAGAGGCAGCCGACCCGGGCCGGAGTCCGGATCGGCTTCGACGTCGCCCTCTCCCACAAGATCGAAGCCGGGTCCGACCTGTTCCTCATGCCCTCCCGGTACGAGCCCTGCGGCCTGAACCAGATGTACAGCCTCCTCTACGGGACCATCCCCGTGGTCCGAGCGACGGGGGGGCTGGACGACACGGTCGTCCCCTTCGACCCGACGACTGGCGAGGGGAACGGCTTCAAGTTCACTGAGGCGACGGCGGAGGGGCTGCTTCGGGCGGTGCGCGGGGCGCTCGCCTGCTACCGGAATCGGCCCCTCTGGAACCGGCTCGTCCAGAACGCCATGGCGGCCGACTTCTCCTGGACCCGCTCGGCCCAGGAGTACGTCCAGGTGTACCGGCGCGCCATCGCCAAGCGGCGGGGCGGGGAGCCCTAG
- the hemB gene encoding porphobilinogen synthase: MYYPVYRPRRLRKTETLRRMVRETTLRVDDLIMPFFVLHGRGVREEIAPMPGTFRLSVDELVKEVKEAAALGVPGVLLFGIPETKDAYGSEAYASDGIIQQAIRAIKDSVSDLVVIADTCLCEYTSHGHCGVVEEGRVRNDPTLELIAKTALSQAEAGADMIAPSDMMDGRVAAIREALDEGGFEEIPIMAYAAKYASAFYGPFREAAGSAPQFGDRRAYQMDPANADEALREVALDLEEGADIVMVKPALPYLDVIARVRAEYAVPIAAYSVSGEFAMVKAAARLGWLDGEQAMLEALTGIKRAGADLILTYFAKDVAALLRERR, from the coding sequence ATGTATTACCCGGTGTACCGGCCCCGGCGGCTGCGCAAGACGGAGACCTTGCGGCGGATGGTCCGGGAGACCACCCTGCGGGTGGACGACCTGATCATGCCGTTCTTCGTCCTCCACGGGCGCGGGGTACGCGAGGAGATCGCGCCGATGCCCGGGACCTTCCGCCTCTCGGTAGACGAGCTGGTCAAGGAGGTGAAGGAGGCCGCCGCCCTGGGGGTCCCGGGAGTCCTCCTCTTCGGCATCCCGGAGACCAAGGACGCCTATGGATCCGAGGCCTACGCGAGCGACGGGATCATCCAGCAGGCCATCCGGGCGATCAAGGACTCGGTCTCGGACCTGGTCGTGATCGCGGACACGTGCCTCTGCGAGTACACCAGCCACGGCCACTGCGGGGTGGTGGAGGAGGGCCGGGTCCGGAACGATCCGACGCTCGAGCTCATCGCCAAGACGGCCCTCTCGCAGGCGGAGGCGGGGGCCGACATGATCGCCCCCTCCGATATGATGGACGGCCGGGTGGCGGCCATCCGCGAAGCCCTCGACGAGGGCGGCTTCGAGGAGATCCCCATCATGGCCTACGCTGCCAAGTACGCCTCGGCCTTCTACGGCCCGTTCCGGGAGGCAGCCGGCTCCGCCCCCCAGTTCGGCGACCGCCGCGCCTACCAGATGGACCCGGCCAACGCCGACGAGGCCCTGCGGGAGGTGGCCCTGGACCTGGAGGAGGGGGCGGACATCGTGATGGTGAAGCCGGCGCTGCCCTACCTCGATGTGATCGCCCGGGTCCGGGCCGAGTACGCCGTCCCGATCGCTGCCTACAGCGTGAGCGGAGAGTTCGCCATGGTGAAGGCGGCCGCGCGCCTCGGCTGGCTGGACGGGGAGCAGGCCATGCTGGAGGCGCTCACGGGGATCAAGCGGGCCGGGGCCGACCTCATCCTGACCTACTTCGCCAAGGACGTCGCGGCGCTCCTCCGGGAGCGTCGGTAG
- the hemL gene encoding glutamate-1-semialdehyde 2,1-aminomutase yields the protein MRRETSRRLFEEAQRLLPGGVDSPVRAFRAVGGDPFFVARGAGPLLTDVDGNDYLDYVCSWGPLILGHTHPEVVAALREAIERGTSYGAPTEQEVRLAGLVQEAFPSIEMLRFVSSGTEAAMSAIRAARGFTGRERVIKFEGCYHGHADSLLVKAGSGAATFGVPDSAGVPAALARGTIALPFNDLDAVRRALEAVGKEVACLILEPVVGNMGVVLPRPGFLSGLRELTARHGVLLIFDEVITGFRLALGGAQEVYRVPADLTCLGKILGGGLPVGAYGGRREIMEQVAPLGPVYQAGTLSGNPLAMTAGIATLTLLKAPGFYKSLDERAATLEEGLRAAAREARVAARVQRAASMLTVFFTDREVWSWTDADTADRQRYARFFRGLLEQGVYFPPAQFEAAFVSAAHAAGDIAETVRAARTAFAGAAL from the coding sequence ATGCGGCGGGAGACGTCGCGCCGGCTGTTTGAAGAAGCCCAGCGCCTGCTGCCGGGTGGGGTGGATTCGCCCGTCCGGGCGTTCCGCGCCGTCGGGGGGGACCCCTTCTTCGTTGCCCGGGGGGCGGGGCCGCTCCTTACCGATGTGGACGGTAACGACTATCTGGACTACGTCTGCTCCTGGGGACCGCTCATCCTCGGGCACACCCATCCGGAGGTGGTCGCCGCCCTGCGGGAAGCCATCGAACGGGGGACCTCCTACGGGGCGCCGACGGAGCAGGAGGTGCGGCTGGCCGGACTCGTCCAGGAGGCCTTCCCCTCGATCGAGATGCTCCGCTTCGTCTCCTCCGGGACGGAGGCGGCCATGAGCGCCATCCGGGCGGCCCGGGGGTTCACGGGGCGGGAGAGGGTCATCAAGTTCGAGGGCTGCTACCACGGCCATGCCGACAGCCTCCTGGTCAAGGCCGGCTCTGGCGCGGCGACCTTCGGCGTCCCGGACTCGGCCGGCGTCCCGGCGGCGCTCGCGCGGGGGACCATCGCGCTCCCCTTCAACGACCTGGACGCCGTCCGGCGCGCCCTCGAAGCCGTGGGGAAGGAGGTCGCCTGTCTGATCCTGGAGCCGGTGGTGGGGAACATGGGCGTGGTTCTGCCCCGGCCCGGGTTCCTGAGCGGGCTCCGGGAGCTCACGGCCCGGCACGGGGTTCTCCTGATCTTCGATGAGGTCATCACCGGGTTCCGCCTCGCCCTCGGGGGGGCCCAGGAGGTCTATCGGGTCCCGGCGGACCTCACCTGCCTCGGGAAGATCCTCGGGGGGGGCCTCCCGGTCGGGGCCTATGGCGGGCGGCGGGAGATCATGGAGCAGGTCGCCCCGCTGGGGCCTGTCTATCAGGCCGGGACCCTATCGGGGAACCCGCTGGCCATGACGGCCGGGATCGCCACGCTGACCCTCCTGAAGGCCCCGGGCTTCTACAAGAGTCTGGACGAGCGGGCGGCGACTCTGGAGGAGGGGCTGCGCGCCGCCGCCCGAGAGGCGCGGGTGGCCGCCCGGGTGCAGCGGGCCGCCTCGATGCTCACGGTCTTCTTCACCGATCGTGAGGTCTGGTCCTGGACCGACGCGGACACGGCCGACCGGCAGCGCTATGCCCGGTTCTTCCGGGGGCTCCTGGAGCAGGGCGTCTATTTCCCCCCGGCGCAGTTCGAGGCGGCCTTCGTGTCAGCCGCCCACGCGGCCGGCGACATCGCGGAGACGGTCCGTGCCGCCCGGACGGCCTTCGCCGGCGCCGCTCTCTAG
- a CDS encoding 4Fe-4S dicluster domain-containing protein — translation MVSFDFLQHLADRFEQPPAAVDAAACTREMTFLSRCQRCVEACPHAAIDLTGAVKVLPACTGCGACLTVCPTDAYRLPESGLGDTLAQVERAARAAGSAVVTCVKSRVARQADAVLPCLARAEETLLLGAFAAGAREVTLVRGPCGGCENAPAMPRLERTVARLQGWSGALPATGGLRLIPEAEAPARQRRRAEVEPERRAFFAWMRREGLQVAAKVADEVAEGWSGRRAPSPRGTLSSERRLLLGLLRRLPGPDGILPYDPEGPFADLEVDLDACDGSATCVRVCPTEALKQPESPEGFTLTFQASRCVNCGLCVEHCAPKALGFAPRVPVAALRQGTVRVAVRKTSAHCTACGLPFFPSRATAGSGRCKYCGMPDLFPAVPAADAAGGAADGAGPSGPPAGEAVP, via the coding sequence ATGGTCTCCTTCGACTTCCTCCAACACCTCGCTGACCGCTTCGAGCAACCCCCCGCCGCGGTCGACGCCGCCGCGTGCACCCGGGAGATGACCTTCCTCTCCCGGTGCCAGCGCTGCGTCGAGGCCTGCCCGCACGCGGCCATCGACCTCACGGGAGCCGTGAAGGTCCTCCCCGCCTGCACCGGGTGCGGGGCGTGCCTGACCGTCTGCCCCACCGACGCCTACCGTCTCCCGGAGAGCGGCCTGGGGGACACCCTCGCGCAGGTCGAGCGCGCGGCCCGGGCCGCCGGCTCAGCGGTCGTCACGTGCGTCAAGAGCCGCGTCGCCCGCCAGGCGGACGCGGTCCTCCCCTGCCTGGCGCGGGCGGAGGAGACCCTCTTGCTGGGCGCGTTCGCCGCAGGAGCGCGGGAGGTGACCCTCGTGCGCGGTCCCTGCGGGGGATGCGAGAACGCCCCGGCCATGCCCCGTCTCGAGCGGACCGTCGCCCGCCTGCAGGGGTGGAGCGGCGCCCTGCCCGCGACGGGCGGGTTGCGCCTGATTCCTGAGGCGGAGGCGCCGGCCCGCCAGCGGCGACGGGCCGAGGTCGAGCCGGAGCGCCGGGCCTTCTTCGCCTGGATGCGGCGGGAGGGTCTGCAGGTGGCGGCGAAGGTGGCGGATGAGGTGGCCGAGGGATGGAGCGGCCGCCGGGCCCCCTCGCCCCGTGGGACCCTCTCCTCCGAGCGGCGTCTTCTCCTGGGGCTGCTCCGCCGGCTGCCGGGACCCGATGGGATCCTCCCCTATGACCCCGAAGGCCCCTTCGCCGACCTCGAAGTGGATCTGGACGCCTGCGACGGCTCCGCCACCTGCGTCCGGGTCTGCCCCACGGAGGCTCTGAAGCAGCCGGAGAGCCCGGAGGGCTTTACGCTCACCTTCCAGGCGTCCCGGTGCGTCAACTGCGGCCTTTGCGTGGAGCACTGTGCGCCAAAGGCGCTCGGCTTCGCGCCGCGCGTCCCGGTGGCCGCCCTCAGGCAGGGGACGGTCCGGGTCGCTGTCCGCAAGACGAGCGCCCACTGCACGGCCTGCGGCCTGCCGTTCTTCCCCTCCAGGGCGACGGCGGGGAGCGGCCGGTGCAAGTATTGCGGGATGCCGGACTTGTTCCCGGCCGTGCCGGCCGCGGACGCGGCGGGCGGTGCCGCGGACGGGGCCGGCCCGTCGGGTCCCCCTGCGGGCGAGGCTGTCCCATGA
- a CDS encoding ATP-binding protein, with amino-acid sequence MSGVRPVTGEARAAPALAAAGRSIRQRATEAWERLGPTLRVFAFLRVLVIVGSLLWVLLAPLPAATRQSVALLLLTFAAYSASLYALVLLRGLTMGALNLWVFALDLGFATVLVHLTGGLESNFYLAFYLLTALQAFYYGLQRGIGASALSFLLYVAVSWPGLAPEAWSALALRGAFLALLGVSLGLLSERERQRRREMVQLNRDLTEQRERIREIVETMQDGVIVLDRDRRVTHWNRALEERYAVKREEILGRDLLEAFPALREEGFAAFLDQVFGGQAATLTLERFAHRTLRRGEVILNVKGTAMRDLRGEVQGTLITVEDVTERVGLEKAMQQAEKMAAIGTLSAGLAHEINNPIGVIASRVECMLLEAEEQSLSETVRGDLRVIAKHADRVARITQGLLSFSRAQAWRLTPVDINTVVEEALVLMEKQLAREKVTLEQELAPGLPAVLGSANHLQQVILNLLTNAREAMPEGGRLRVATRRGGRAVEVEVTDTGKGIPPEHLLKVFDPFFTTKEKGTGLGLAISYGIVRDHSGSLAVRSHEGEGTTFLVTLPAAGER; translated from the coding sequence ATGAGTGGGGTTCGCCCGGTCACCGGCGAGGCACGCGCCGCCCCCGCGCTTGCCGCGGCCGGCAGGAGCATCCGGCAGCGGGCCACGGAAGCCTGGGAGCGGCTCGGTCCCACGCTGCGGGTCTTCGCCTTCCTCCGGGTCCTCGTGATCGTGGGGAGTCTCCTGTGGGTCCTCCTCGCGCCTCTGCCCGCCGCGACCCGCCAGTCCGTCGCCCTGCTCCTGCTCACCTTCGCTGCCTACAGCGCGAGCCTGTACGCCCTGGTCCTCCTCCGCGGGTTGACCATGGGGGCGCTCAACCTCTGGGTCTTCGCCCTGGACCTCGGCTTCGCCACAGTCCTGGTCCATCTCACGGGAGGGCTCGAGAGCAACTTCTATCTCGCCTTCTATCTGCTGACCGCCCTCCAGGCGTTCTACTACGGCCTCCAGCGAGGGATCGGCGCGTCGGCCCTCTCGTTTTTGCTGTACGTGGCGGTGTCCTGGCCGGGCCTCGCGCCGGAGGCCTGGAGCGCCCTGGCCCTGCGCGGAGCGTTCCTGGCGCTGCTGGGGGTCTCCCTCGGCCTCCTCTCGGAGCGGGAGCGCCAGCGGCGGCGGGAGATGGTCCAGCTCAACCGGGACCTGACGGAGCAGCGGGAGCGGATCCGGGAGATCGTGGAGACGATGCAGGACGGGGTCATCGTCCTGGACCGGGACCGGAGGGTGACCCACTGGAACCGCGCCCTGGAGGAGCGCTACGCGGTGAAGCGGGAGGAGATCCTGGGGCGGGACCTCCTGGAGGCCTTCCCGGCCCTCCGCGAGGAGGGGTTCGCCGCCTTCCTGGACCAGGTCTTCGGGGGCCAGGCGGCCACGCTGACGCTGGAGCGCTTCGCCCACCGGACGCTCCGTCGGGGGGAGGTGATCCTGAACGTCAAGGGGACCGCCATGCGGGACCTCCGGGGGGAGGTCCAGGGGACGCTCATCACGGTGGAGGACGTGACGGAGCGGGTGGGTCTGGAAAAGGCGATGCAGCAGGCGGAAAAGATGGCGGCCATCGGCACCCTCTCGGCCGGCCTGGCCCACGAGATCAACAATCCCATCGGCGTCATCGCCTCCCGCGTGGAGTGCATGCTGCTCGAGGCGGAGGAGCAGAGCCTCTCGGAGACGGTTCGGGGCGATCTGCGAGTCATCGCCAAGCACGCCGATCGGGTGGCCCGCATCACGCAGGGGCTCCTCTCCTTCTCCCGCGCCCAGGCCTGGCGGCTCACGCCCGTGGACATTAACACCGTCGTGGAAGAGGCCCTCGTCCTGATGGAGAAGCAACTGGCCCGGGAGAAGGTGACACTGGAGCAAGAGCTGGCCCCGGGCCTGCCCGCGGTCCTGGGGAGCGCCAACCACCTGCAGCAGGTGATCCTCAACCTCCTGACCAACGCCCGGGAGGCGATGCCGGAGGGGGGACGCCTCCGGGTGGCCACCCGCCGGGGGGGGCGCGCGGTGGAGGTGGAGGTGACCGACACGGGCAAGGGGATCCCGCCCGAGCACCTGTTGAAGGTCTTCGACCCGTTCTTCACGACGAAGGAGAAGGGCACGGGCCTGGGCCTCGCCATCTCCTACGGGATCGTGCGCGACCACAGCGGGAGTCTCGCGGTCCGCAGCCACGAGGGAGAGGGAACCACTTTCCTGGTCACCCTGCCCGCGGCAGGGGAGCGATAG
- a CDS encoding sigma-54 dependent transcriptional regulator, giving the protein MAEAARILVVDDEPDMVETVARILTRLGHESVTATDGRAALAALEREQPDLVLTDLRMPGMDGLEVLKEVKRVIPQAPVVLFTAHATIETAVEAIKAGAFDYITKPFTADQLQVVIERALTQRRLQEENRRLKEQLQESYRFENIIGRSLPMLQVFEVIKKVARSEANVLIVGESGTGKELVARSIHVNSARVAKPFVPVDCASLPENLLESELFGHEKGAFTGAHMTRPGLFEYANGGTVFLDEVGDLGGNLQAKLLRVLQERQIRRVGGNRLIPVDVRVISATNRDLEEVVKRAEFREDLFYRLNVISIPLPPLRERKGDVPLIAHHYLRKYVASSGKRITGIAPETLALLESHGWPGNVRELQNVIERAVVLAEHEGLLPEDLPEHIRVREAGAVAAESRPDLPMKRAKDEWTRTFEKEYLRSLLKQHAGNISQAARAAGVDRKTIHRLLKKHGLDAS; this is encoded by the coding sequence ATGGCGGAGGCGGCTCGGATCCTGGTGGTGGACGACGAGCCGGACATGGTCGAGACCGTGGCCCGGATCCTGACCCGCCTCGGCCACGAGTCGGTGACGGCCACCGACGGGCGGGCGGCCCTGGCGGCGCTGGAGCGGGAGCAGCCCGACCTGGTCCTGACCGACCTCAGGATGCCCGGGATGGACGGCCTGGAGGTCCTGAAGGAGGTCAAGCGGGTCATCCCCCAAGCGCCGGTGGTGCTCTTCACGGCGCACGCGACGATCGAGACGGCGGTCGAGGCGATCAAGGCCGGGGCGTTCGACTACATCACCAAGCCCTTCACGGCGGACCAGCTCCAGGTGGTCATCGAGCGGGCCCTCACCCAGCGGCGCCTGCAGGAGGAGAACCGCCGCCTGAAAGAACAGCTCCAGGAGTCGTACCGCTTCGAGAACATCATCGGACGCTCGCTGCCGATGCTGCAGGTGTTCGAGGTGATCAAGAAGGTGGCCCGGAGCGAGGCCAACGTCCTCATCGTCGGGGAGAGCGGGACCGGGAAGGAGCTGGTGGCCCGGTCCATCCACGTCAACAGCGCGCGGGTCGCCAAGCCCTTCGTGCCGGTGGACTGCGCCTCTCTCCCGGAGAACCTCCTGGAGAGCGAGCTGTTCGGGCACGAGAAGGGCGCCTTCACGGGGGCCCACATGACCCGCCCGGGCCTCTTCGAATACGCCAACGGGGGGACGGTCTTTCTGGACGAGGTGGGGGACCTGGGGGGGAACTTGCAGGCGAAGCTCCTGCGGGTCCTCCAAGAGCGGCAGATCCGCCGGGTCGGGGGCAACCGGCTCATCCCGGTGGATGTGCGGGTCATCTCGGCGACCAACCGGGACCTGGAGGAGGTGGTGAAGCGGGCCGAATTTCGGGAAGACCTCTTCTACCGGTTGAACGTCATCTCCATCCCCCTGCCGCCGCTGCGGGAGCGCAAGGGAGACGTCCCCCTCATCGCCCATCACTACCTCCGGAAGTACGTGGCCAGCAGCGGGAAGCGGATCACCGGGATCGCCCCGGAGACGCTGGCGCTGCTGGAGAGCCACGGGTGGCCGGGCAACGTCCGGGAGCTGCAGAACGTGATCGAGCGGGCCGTCGTCCTCGCCGAGCACGAGGGACTGCTCCCCGAAGATCTGCCGGAGCACATCCGGGTCCGGGAGGCGGGAGCCGTCGCGGCCGAGAGCCGGCCGGACCTCCCGATGAAGCGGGCGAAGGACGAGTGGACCCGGACCTTCGAGAAGGAGTATCTGCGTTCCCTCCTCAAGCAGCACGCGGGCAACATCTCCCAGGCCGCCCGCGCCGCCGGCGTGGACCGCAAGACCATCCACCGCCTCCTGAAGAAGCACGGCCTCGATGCCTCCTGA